The Vulcanimicrobium alpinum sequence GATGCACGACGAGACGCTTCCGGCGGCGGGCGCGAAGGTCGCGCACTTCTGCTCGATGTGCGGACCGCATTTCTGCTCGATGAAGATCACGCAGGACGTGCGCGACTACGCGAAACGCGGGATGGAGCAGAAATCGGCGGAGTTTCTCGCCGCGGGCGCCGAGGTCTACGTCGCGAGCGAATCGCCGGCGGGCGAGTAGCGCACGCGAGGGAAGGCGCTTTGATGCCGGTCCCGGCATCAGAGCGTATGACCAAACGAACGAATCCCCGGCGCGTTGCCGGAACGACCGCAGCCGCGCTGCTGACGGTCGTGCTCGGCGGCGGCGCCGCCTATGCCGCGACGAGCCCCGCGCCGATTCCCGGCGGCGCAAACCAGATCGCCGGCGTGAGCGGGACGTTCGCGTCGGTCCTCTTCAACGGCACGCTGCGCGTGCGCGCGATGTCGCTGCAGAATCCCGGCCCGAACGACAACGTGCACGCCAATGCCGCGGGGGAACGACCGCTCGTGTTCCGCGCGATCGTCAGCAACGGAACGCATCACGAGAACCACGGCTACTTCGATGCGACGCTGTCGGATGCGGACGGAATCACGGTGACGGGTCGTCCCATCGACGACGGCTGGAGTCTCGAACCGGGAAGTGCGGCGCGCACGGCGATCGCGTTCTCGCTTCCGGCGCAGTTCGTCCCGGTCAAGCTGGTGCTCGTGCAGGCAGCTGCTCCCCACGCACGCGCGTTTCGGATGGCGCTTCGCGCGCAAGACCTGCCGCCGTCGTGAGCCTCGCAACAGGCTCAGCCTGACGCGGCGCGGAACCGCCCTGCGTGCGTTTTCAGCAACGCGTCTTCGTTCTGGCCGGGATCGCGCTCAGCGCGCTCGCGGCATGCTCGGGTTCCTTCGGTTCGGGGAGCGGGCTGCCGCAAACCCTTGCGTCGCCCGGCTTCGGCAACGCGACGCCCTCGCCGGTTCCTGATTCGTCCAGCGTCATTCTGACGGTCGGCGAGTCGACGGCGTTTCAAAGTCTGCCCGAGATCGGCGGCTACTCTGGCGCGATCGCGTTTCCGAAGGTCGCGCCCGATCCCGTAAAATCGCCGAGCGCGTCGGCGAAGAACGCGAGCGCCGCGCCGGCGCCGACGCCCGTCTCCATCGCGGTCGGCGCGTCGCTCTCGGTGAAGAAGCCGAACGACGGCCCCGATCTCAACCTCGAGAGCGGCAAAGGCAAGAAGAAGCGCTCGCGCGAGCATCCCGCGCGCGCGCTCGCCTACGTCACGCTGCTGCCCACGCATGACGTGACGCTCGAAAGCTATCCGCGCTTCGCGCTCGATGTGCCGCGCGACATCGCAACGCAGTATCGCGACGGCGAGTTCGGCCTGGCGCTGTGGAACGCCGGCGAGAAGGACGAGTCGTACCGTCTCGCGGTCGCCGAACTCGACCGCAGTTCGACGCCGCCGCCCGCAGCCGCGCGGTCGGCAGCCGCGGCGAACGTTGCGCCGAACGTTGCCGCATCGGATGCCGCCACGGCCGTGCCGAGCACGGGGACGCGCTCGAGCGGCCCCACGGGGATGGGAGGCAACGTCCCGTTCTCCGGGCAGAGCATGTCGCCGCTGGGCGGCGCATCGAGAGTCCCGGCGGCCACCGCAGCGCCGACGCTGCCGCCGCAGCGCATCCTGTTCGCATCGAGCGAGAAGACCTTGAAGCTGATCGCGAATCGGCCAGCGGTCTTCGCGCTCTACGCGCTCCCGCATCCGGTGAGCGGCGGGACCGCGGCACCGGCGGCGGTGTCGGTTCAGCCCAGCGCCGCGGCCTCCGCGGCGGCTTCGGCCACGCCCGCGCCGAGCACGTCGCCGTCGCGGCAGTGAACCGCCGCTAGGCGACGTTCGCGATCGCGTCCTCGACGCCGGCGACGGCGAGGATGATCTTGCCGTGGACGCGTCCGCGTTCGAGCCGCCGGTGCGCCTCCTCGGCGTTCTCTAGCGCGAACGTCCCCGCGATCGGCATCTCGAAGTCGCCGGCTTCGACGGTAGCGGCCAGCCGGGCGAACGCCGTCGGGCTCGGGACGCCGTCGAAGGCGCACGCGTCGATCCCGTCGCGCCGGACGAACGTGACGCCGTTGGGATAGGCCGCGCGGCCGCCCTGGCGCAGCACATCGAGCGCGCGTTCGAGGGCGTGTCCGCCGGCGAGGGCCAGCAAGGCATCGACGCCGCCGGGGCTGACGCGACGCACCGAGCCGACGATGTCTTCGTGCAGGACGTCGATCGCGAGATCGACGTCCAATCGATCGAGGAGGTGCACGCCCTCCGCGCCGCGTGCGGTCGCGATCACGCGGGCTCCCCGGCGCTGTGCGAACTGCACGGCCGCCGAGCCGACGCCGCCGGTCGCCCCGTGGACGAGTACGGTCTGTCCGCTGCGGACTCCGAGCGCGTCGTCGATCCCCGCCAGCGCGGTGATCCCCGCGACCGGCAGGCCGCCGGCTTCGCGAAAGTCGAGCCCGGCCGGGATGGGCGCGACGTGCTCCGCCGAGATCGCCACGAATTCGGCGTAAAATCCGCCCTTGCGCTCGCCTGCCAGGAAGCCGTAGACCGCGTCGCCGACTTGGAATACGTGGACGTCCGCTCCGACGGCGGCGATCGTTCCCGAGCCGTCGGCGCCGAGGATGAGAGGGAACCGTTCGCTGCCGTCGGCCCACGCGCCGCGGCGCGCCTTCACGTCCCACGGACCGATCCCGGCGGTGTCGACGCGCACGAGTATTTCGTGCGGGTCGATCGACGGCACCGGGACGTCGCGAACGAGGAGTTTCTCGGGGCCGCCGAAGGCGTCGATCGCGCATGCGCGCATCGACGGCCGAAAGGCGTCTGCGGTCCTCACGTTGCTCAGGACCGTGCCGCGTCGCGGCTGGTTACTTGATGGGCTGAACCGAGCCTGGGCCGGCGGCGTCGGCCGCGCCGGCGCCGGTCGTCGCCGCAGCAGGCGCCGCGGGCGCTAGCGCAGGCGCAACGACGGCCGGCGAAAGCGCGCTCTCGCTGGTGGTCACCCATTGGCGCTCGTCGGGCGTCTTTGCGGCGATCGCTTCGGGCGCCGGCGCGAACGCGTTGCCGATGCGCGCGTTGAGCGTTTTCCACACGCGCAGCACGCGCACGACGTAGTTCTGCGTCTCGCTGTACGGCGGAACGCCGTGATAGCGTTCGACGGCCTTGGGTCCCGCGTTGTAACCCGCGATCGCAAGCGTGACGGCGTTTTTCTTCCCTGCGAAATGATCGAGCAGTTTCTTGAGATAGCTCGACGTGCCGTGCAGGTTGTCGCCGGGGCTCCACGCATCGACGCCGAGGTTGGCGGCGGTCTGCGGCATCAGTTGGCCAAGGCCGCGCGCGCCGACGCGCGAGACGGCGTTGGATCGCCACCGCGATTCCACCGTGACGATCGACATGATGAAGCGAGGATCCAAATGGGTCCGCCACGCGTTGGCCATCACCGAGCGCGCGTACGCGCGCGCTGTCTCGACGGGAAGTTTCGGATTGAGCGTGCGCAGGACGACGGCGTACGTCGCTTCGCTGGAAAGCGGCGTCTGGGCGGCGGCCGGAACGGCGGTGAGCGCCGCCGCAGCAATGACGAACATTGCCGCTGCGGAACGCAGCGTAAGGGGCCGGTGCATTACGCCACGCGTTCGGAGCTCGCGTGCGGGGACCCCTTCCGATTCGAACGACGAGTGTGACAATGTGACCGGGCTGCGTTCGCCATCAGGCGAGCGAGGGATCCGTCTACGTAAGGTGGATGTCGTCGACCCAGCGCACCGGTTCGGGCGACTCGACGATCGGGATGTCGAGGTTGACCACGACGGGTTCCTGGCCGCTGCGCACGACCACGCACTCCAGCGGCTCGCCCGACGATGCGTTGATCTCCTGATGCGGCACGTACGGCGGGACGAAGATGAAATCGCCGGGCCCGGCCTCAGCGAAGTACTCGAGCTGCTCGCCCCAGCGCATCCGCGCCCGGCCGCGCACGACGTAGATGACGCTCTCCACTTCGCCGTGATGGTGTGCGCCGGTCTTCGCGTCGGGGTGGATCGTCACCGATCCGGCCCAGAGCTTCTGCGCCCCGCAGCGCGCCGCGGTGATCGCCGCGGCGC is a genomic window containing:
- a CDS encoding cupin domain-containing protein yields the protein MATEPRWKFDGVRVIQGCDLDPNTPQTDGMNRAAAITAARCGAQKLWAGSVTIHPDAKTGAHHHGEVESVIYVVRGRARMRWGEQLEYFAEAGPGDFIFVPPYVPHQEINASSGEPLECVVVRSGQEPVVVNLDIPIVESPEPVRWVDDIHLT
- a CDS encoding NADP-dependent oxidoreductase produces the protein MRTADAFRPSMRACAIDAFGGPEKLLVRDVPVPSIDPHEILVRVDTAGIGPWDVKARRGAWADGSERFPLILGADGSGTIAAVGADVHVFQVGDAVYGFLAGERKGGFYAEFVAISAEHVAPIPAGLDFREAGGLPVAGITALAGIDDALGVRSGQTVLVHGATGGVGSAAVQFAQRRGARVIATARGAEGVHLLDRLDVDLAIDVLHEDIVGSVRRVSPGGVDALLALAGGHALERALDVLRQGGRAAYPNGVTFVRRDGIDACAFDGVPSPTAFARLAATVEAGDFEMPIAGTFALENAEEAHRRLERGRVHGKIILAVAGVEDAIANVA
- a CDS encoding lytic transglycosylase domain-containing protein: MHRPLTLRSAAAMFVIAAAALTAVPAAAQTPLSSEATYAVVLRTLNPKLPVETARAYARSVMANAWRTHLDPRFIMSIVTVESRWRSNAVSRVGARGLGQLMPQTAANLGVDAWSPGDNLHGTSSYLKKLLDHFAGKKNAVTLAIAGYNAGPKAVERYHGVPPYSETQNYVVRVLRVWKTLNARIGNAFAPAPEAIAAKTPDERQWVTTSESALSPAVVAPALAPAAPAAATTGAGAADAAGPGSVQPIK